In Erinaceus europaeus chromosome 10, mEriEur2.1, whole genome shotgun sequence, one DNA window encodes the following:
- the LOC103122500 gene encoding cyclin-dependent kinase inhibitor 2A-like isoform X3, with the protein MMMGSARTAELLLLHGAEPNCADPATLTRPVHDAAREGFLDTVMALHRAGARLDVRDAWGRLPVDLAEELGHWEVAGYLRAAMGGTPSANHTAGPADNPT; encoded by the exons ATGATGATGGGCAGCGCCCGCACCGcggagctgctgctgctccacggAGCCGAGCCCAACTGCGCGGACCCGGCCACCCTCACCCGACCCGTGCACGACGCAGCCCGGGAGGGCTTCCTGGACACCGTGATGGCGCTGCACCGAGCCGGGGCCAGGCTGGATGTGCGCGATGCCTGGGGCCGCCTGCCCGTGGACCTGGCTGAGGAGCTGGGCCACTGGGAAGTCGCGGGGTACCTGCGCGCCGCCATGGGGGGCACTCCCAGTGCGAACCACACGGCTGGTCCTGCAG ataACCCGACCTAA